A stretch of Cherax quadricarinatus isolate ZL_2023a unplaced genomic scaffold, ASM3850222v1 Contig1120, whole genome shotgun sequence DNA encodes these proteins:
- the LOC128705770 gene encoding SERPINE1 mRNA-binding protein 1: protein MGRGRGRGMGRGRGRGRGGIQGGPDSRGKREFDRQSGMATTGVKSVDKREGSGSYNWGSDKDQIEEQLNATPNASDLDTSAENVEKAPEEVGAAAENEEVVREDDGTKEMTLDEWKAMQGARNKPAFNIRRAGEGENQAQWKKTYVLKKKVEEESEEDDEDEEEEVHHGRRKVILDIDFQFADSPGRGRGRGRGRGGPGRGRGGDRMDRGGRGGGMDRGRGERGRGGPGSRGGRGTSRQEAPKMDDERDFPSLG, encoded by the exons atgggaagaggaagaggacgtGGTATGGGTCGTGGGCGTGGCAGAGGACGTGGTGGCATCCAAGGTGGCCCTGACAGCCGAGGCAAGCGAGAATTTGATCGCCAGAGTGGAATGGCCACGACTGGAGTGAAATCTGTTGATAAACGAGAAGGCTCCGGATCTTATAATTGGGGATCTGACAAGGACCAGATTGAAGAGCAGTTAAATGCAACACCCAATGCTTCTGATCTCGACACATCTGCAGAAAATGTAGAAAAG GCTCCTGAGGAGGTTGGTGCTGCTGCAGAGAATGAGGAGGTTGTCAGGGAGGATGATGGTACTAAGGAGATGACACTTGATGAATGGAAGGCCATGCAAGGTGCCCGTAACAAGCCTGCTTTCAATATTCGGCGTGCTGGTGAAGGAGAAAATCAGGCACAGTGGAAGAAGACTTACGTTCTGAAGAAAAAAGTTGAGGAAGAATCTGAAGAagatgatgaggatgaggaggaggaagtgcaCCATGGTCGCAGGAAAGTTATTCTCGATATTGATTTTCAATTTGCTGACTCGCCTGGGCGTGGGCGTGGAAGAGGCCGTGGTCGTGGAGGTCCAGGTCGTGGAAGAGGTGGTGATCGTATGGATCGTGGAGGACGAGGGGGTGGAATGGATCGCGGTCGTGGAGAGCGTGGACGTGGTGGGCCTGGCTCCCGTGGAGGAAGAGGAACAAGCCGTCaagaggcacctaaaatggatgaTGAGCGTGACTTCCCAAGTTTGGGCTAG